The genomic stretch CCGGGCTTCCGACCTGGAGTATATAGAATTTAAATCTTCTCTCACAAGTATATGGTAGagctaaagaagaagaagacaagcAAGGGTCATCTGAAATTGTGATTGGCTCACTAATAATCGCAGGACAAAGTTGGAAATAACTACTCAAACATAAGACGCTACCAAGATGTTTGATATAAAGGCTTGGGCTGAGTATGTTGTGGAATGGGCTGCAAAGGACCCATATGGCTTCCTTACAACGGTTATTTTGGCCCTTACTCCATTGTTTCTAGCAAGTGCTATACTGTCCTGGAAATTGGCCAAGATGATTGAAGCcagggaaaaggaacaaaagaagaaacaaaaacgtCAAGAACATATTGCAAAAGCTAAACGACTAAAGAAGGATTGAAGGAATGAACAGGCTCTATAACCAGAGAAAAATCACTTGGAAAATTAAGCAGCTCTGGAAGGACCCACTGaggtttcttttctgatttttatgaCAGTAATTTGTAGTCAATGAAGTCTGAGCACATGGAAGGATCATGTTAGCTGTGACCTCTACTACTGCAACTTTTAGGCTTTGGTGTAGAAGTCTGTTGACAGTTATTGTAAATTGgcatttattctataaattctttataacTGACTTAGTCATTTGCCATTTTGCAGCTTATGTACTGAAACGAAAACATCCTGTGGAGAGAAATGACTATACATTAtgaattcttttcaaataatGGCTTAGAATGGGGCCCTTTCTGGACGAAAGGAGTTAAGAATGTAAAAATCAAAACTGTCCTGAGGTGAAAAGTGTGTTTTGGCTTAAAAGGCATATAGTATATTAATTCTATCTTTTATCATTATTGCTTATTTCTTGGAATAGAATCATTCTGGCTTTCTCAATGCCACATATTAACTAATGACTTTTTGTGTtctgcattttttcattttaacctttAAGATAATTATCAGacattctgcattttttaaaatctaattttataaagaattctCTTATTGACTATATAGAATACCACCTACCAGATATAACAGTTTTTGTACTTATGAACACTGCAATTTTCTTAGAGATGTCTTGTTGAGTAGAATAACACTATGATTTAAAGCTTGCAGTAAAAATGCCAAACATTGTGTTACCTTGGAACCAGTTTACTCTTTCTTGTGCTAAGTAGAAATGTGAAGTAGTTAAAATGTCTTATCAGATAATTTGCTCATTATATAGATgccatttttgtgttttaattccaTTCTTTGTTTTAACTTACCTAGTAGTGATATTCTGCTTTCTGATGAAACAGGTTCatggtgaaaattaaaatttcaaatttcttttaaggaattCTTAAAAAGTAATAGTTAAGTCGTAACTCATAAGTGGTAAAGAAAGGtttaacatttggaaaaattttggcCATCATACCAGTAATTGGATGAAAAAGGTAAATTATGTCAAAATGAGATATgtgttaaaattagaaataaagagcTAAAGGATCTTTCCTTTAGTTAAGTAGATAACTGGAACTTTTTACTATTAAACAGGCTTTTACAAATGCATAGTCCAGTAATTTTATTTGCTGCCAGTATATGATAGCTTATTAATGTTTTCCTCCCCtctgataataaattttaaattacaaaaaattgtCCACCAGCTTTAGTTTAAAAACGGAACTAgatattgaaataaatttgatacttttttatataaaaaaaagaaatatattaaccAGACCTGTGGTttacctgtgttttttttttctttgttggttggttggtttgtttgttttggattgCTTAAGCCTTTAGTTTCTCGGATTCAGGACTCAGCTGCCTGAGTTTCAATTCTGCATCGTCCATTTATTAGATATGTGACTCTTAGAAACAAACTTAACTTTTGCATTGGTTTCCCCGTcgggttgttatgaagattaaatgaactcATGGTTGTAAATTATATAGAATAGTACTTTACactgtttatttataaattgcacaaattattagttttttatatataatttattgtcaaattggtttccatacaacacccagtgctcatcctgacaggtgccctcctcaatgcccatcacccactttcccctctcccccaccccccatcaaccctcagttctcagtatttaagagtctcttatgatttgcctccttccctctctgtaacttttaacttttccccccttcccctccccactggtgttctgttaagtttctcaggatccacataagagtgaaaacatatggtagctgtctttctctgcctgacttatttcacttagcctaacactctccagtcccatccacgttgctacaaatggccagatttcattctttctcattgccaaggagtattccattgtatacataaacacatcttctttatccattcgtcagttgatggacattttggctctttccataacatagctattgttgagagtgctgctataaacgttggggtacaagtgcccctatgcatcagcactcctgtatcccttgggtaaattcctagcagtgctattcctgggtcatagggtaggtctgtttttaattttttgaggaaactcaaaatagttttccagagtggctgcaccagtttgcattcccaccaacagtgcaagagggttcccgtttctccacatcctctccagcgtctatagtctcctgatttgttcattttggccactctgactggtgtgaggtgatatctgagtgtggttttgatttgtatttccctgatgaggagtgacgttgagcatcttttcatgtacctgttgaccatctagatgtcttctttagagaagtgtctattcatgttttctgcccatttcttcactggattatttgtctttcggGTGTatagtttggtgagctctttatcaattttggatactagccctttgtctgatatatcatttgcaaatgtcttttcccattccatcggttgccttttagttttgttgattatttcctttgctgtgcagaagctttttatcttcatgaggtcccaatagttcatttttgcttttaattcccttgcccttggggatgtgtcaagtaaaaaattgctgcggctgaggtcagagaggttttttcctgctttctcctctagagttttgatggattcctgtctcacattcaggtcctttatccattttgagtttgtttttgtgactggtgtaagaaagtggtctagtttcatccttctgcatgttactgtccagttctcccagcaccatttgttaaagagactgtcttttttccattggatgttctttcctgctttgtcaaagattagttggccatacgtttgtgggtctagttatggggtttctattctattccattggtctatgtgtctgtttttgtgccaataccatgctgtcttgatgattacagctttgtagcagaggctaaagtctgggattgtgatgcctcccgctttggtcttcttcaaaattactttggctatttggggtctcttgtggttccatacaaattttaggattccttgttctagcttcaagaagaatgctggtacaattttgattgggattgcattgaatgtgtagagagctttgggtagtattgacattttaacaatattcattcttccaatccgtgagcacggaatgtttttccatttctttatatcttcttcaatttccttcataagctttctatagttttcaccatacagatcttttacatatttggttaggtttattcctaggtattttatgcttcttggtgcaattgtgaatgggatcagtttctttatttgtctttctgttgcttcattattagtgtataagaatgcaactgatttctgtacattaattttgtatcctacaaccttgctgaattcacgtatcagttctagcagacttttggtggagtctttcgagTTTTCCATGtgcagtatcatgtcatctgcaaaaagtgacaacttgacttcatctttgccaattttgatgcctttgatttccttttgttgtctgattgctgatgctagaacttccaccACTATgctaaacaacagtggtgagagtggacatccctatcgtgttcctgatctcagggggaaagctctcagtttttccccattgaggatgatattagctgcgggcttttcataaatggcttttatgatgtttaagtatgttccttctatcccaactttctcgagggtttttattaagaaaagatgctgaattttgtcaaatgctttttctgcattgattgacaggatcatatagttcttttcttttatcaatgtgatgtatcacattgattgatttgtgaatattaaaccagcctgcagcccaggaatgaatcccacttgatcttggtgaagaattctttttatatgctgttgaattcaatttgctagtatcttgttgagaatttttgcatccatattcatcagggatattggcctgtagttctctttttttctgggtctctgtctggtttgggaatcaaagtaatgctggcttcatagaatgagtctggaagttttccttccctttctattttttggaacagcttgagaaggataggtattatctctgctttaaatgtctggtagaattccccagggaagccatctggtcctggactcttatttgttgggagatttttcataactgattcaatttcttcactggttatgggtctgttcaaattttctatttcttcccgtttgagttttggaattgtgtgggtgtttaggaatttgtccatttcttccaggttgtccagtttgttggcagataatttttcatagtattccatgacaattgcttgtatttctgagggattggttgtaataattccattttaattcgtgattttatctatttgagtcctctcccttttctttttgagaagcctagctagaggtttatcaattttgtttattttgtcaaaaaaccaactcttggtttcattgatctgttctactggttttttttttgtttgtttgtttgatttttgttttttttagattctatattgtttatttctgctctgatctttattatttctcttcttctgctgggtttggggtgtctttgctgttctgcttctagttcccttaggtgtgctgttagattttgtatttgggattattcttgtttcttgagataggcctggattgcgatgtattttcctctctggactgcctttgttgcatcccaaagggtttggattgttgtattttcattttcatttgtttccatgtatcttttaatttcttctctaattgcctggttgacccattcattctttagtagggtgttctttaacctccatgcttttggaggttttccagactttttcctgtggttgatttcaagtttcatagcattgtgatctgaaagtgtgcatggtatgatttcaattcttttatacttattaagggatgttttgtgacccagtatgtgatctatcttgaagaatgttccacgtgcactcgataagaaagtatattctgttgctttggaatgcagagttctagatatatctgtcaaatccatctgatccaatgtatcattcagggcccttgtttctttatttattccctgtctagatgatctatccattgttgtaagtggagcattaaagtctcctgcaattaccacattcttatcaataaggttacttatgtttatgattgttttatgtatttgggggcttccaaattcagtgcatagatatttataattgttagctcttcctggtggatagaccctgtaattattatataatgcccttcttcccatctcttgttacaacctttaatttaaagtctagtttgtctgatatcaaAGTATGgctcctccagctttcttttgacttccagtagcgtgatagatagttctccatcccctcactttcaatctgacggtgtcctcaggtctaaaatgagtctcttggggctactgggtggctcagtcggttgagcgtctgacttcggctcaggtcatgatctcacagttcgtgggtccgagccccgcatcaggctctgtgctgacctctcagagcctgtagcctgcttcagattctgtgtctccttttctctctgcctctcccctgctcacactttgtctcactctgtttctcaaaaataaataaatgtaaaaaaaatttttttaaatgagtatcttgtagacagcaaatagatgggtcttgtttttttatccattctgataccctgtgtcttttggttggagcatttagtccatttacattcagtgttattattgaaagatacgggtttagagtcactATGATATCTGTAGTTTTCATGTTtatagtggtgtctctggtactttgtggtccttgcaacatttcactcacagagtcccccttagggtctcttgtagggctggtttagtggtggtgaattccttcagtttttgtttgtttgggaaaatgtttatctctccttctattctgaatgacagacttactagataaaggattctcggctgcatattttttccattcatcacattgaagattttctgccattcctttctggtctgccaagttttagtagataggtctgctactactcttatgtgtctacctttgtatgttaaggcccatttattcctagctgctttcagaattctctctttatccttgtgtttttgccagtttcactatgatatgtcatgcagaagattgattcaagttatgcctgaagggagtcctctgtgcctcttggatttcaatgcctgtttccttccccagattggggaagttctcagctatgatttgttcaagtataccttcagcccctttttctctctcttcttcttctggaattcctatgatacggatattgttccatttgattgcatcacttagttctctaattctcccctcgtactcttttatctctctttttctcagctgcctctttttccataattttatcttctaattcacctattctcccctctgcctcttcagtccacactgtggctgcctccattttattttgcacctcattatagcatttttaattcgtcatgactattttttagtcccttgatctctgtagcaatagattctctgctgtcctcaaTGCTTTTcccaagcccagcaattaattttatgactattattctaaattcttgttcagttatattgcttaaaatggttttgatcaattcgttggCTGtcctacttcctggaatttcttttgagaattcttccgtttcatcattttggctaattttctgtcccttatgcgtTTTAAAAGCTTgctgtgtgctctgcacctgagagcactgctatattaaaggagggtcatacactgtccagggcctggcccttcaggagggtTTTTTTCAGAGATtattacttgctctctgttgttgtgactttggttatttattACCTTACTCATAgtaatattttggaccctccaccaggcatgctttgatttgttccttggagtagccctgtcaaggaaaacagatagacaaaATGGAGACAAATACACGCAAATACACAAGTAacacaaacaaatacacaaaaataaaaaactaaagactaaaaccaaaaaaccccaaatcaccAACTgcaagtaaagaagagggtggaggtggtgctgatggaagagcacatgcaaagagagaaatgacagaggggggctggtggggagaaaaaataagcatcgattaggcagagagactgaaaggcttaatccagagagagagaaaaggaaagaaagaaagaggcagggaaaACAAAACGAAGagaaagttacccagacagagaaactgtgTGGCTTGatcattccagagagagagagagagaaaggagt from Panthera leo isolate Ple1 chromosome C1, P.leo_Ple1_pat1.1, whole genome shotgun sequence encodes the following:
- the LOC122228405 gene encoding small integral membrane protein 15-like, translated to MFDIKAWAEYVVEWAAKDPYGFLTTVILALTPLFLASAILSWKLAKMIEAREKEQKKKQKRQEHIAKAKRLKKD